CCGGATCGCGACGTCGACGACGTTCGTGTCGGAATCGAAGTTCATGTCCCACACCTGGGAGGAGATCAGCGAACGTGATAGCACCTCGCCCTGGCGCCGCGCCAGCAGCACGAGCAGCGCGTGTTCCTTCGGCGTGAGGTCGATGCGCTTGCCGCCGCGCGTCACGCGGTGGCGCCGCAGGTCGATCTCGAGGTCGGCCACGGCGAGGATGTCGGGCTCGCGCACGGGCGCGCGCCTCAGCAGCGTGCGCACGCGCGCGAGCAATTCGGCGAACGCGAACGGTTTCACCAGGTAGTCGTCGGCGCCAAGCTCCAGCCCGCGCACGCGGTCGGCCACGTCGTCGCGCGCCGTCAGGTACAGCACCGGCGTCTCCTTGCGCTCGCGCAGTCTGGACAGGACCGTCCAGCCGTCCATCGCCGGCAGCATGACGTCGAGCACCACCAGGTCGTAGTCGTGTTCCAGCGCCAGGTGCAGCCCGTCCGGCCCCGTGCGCGCAAGGTCGGCGTTGAAGCCGGACTCGCGCAAGCCCTTGTGCAGGTAATCGCCCGTCTTGGGCTCGTCTTCGACGATCAGTATGCGCATGTTGCCTCCTCCAGCCATTGTGCCGGAATTCGCGGCGGCGCCGGATGACGGGTGCGCCATCCGGCTGTCATCCGATTGTCATGTGCGGGTCACGCCGGCGTCAGCGGCCGCCCGGCAGAATGCATCCATCGCCACCACGAAGGAGGATCCCATGCACACGACGATCCGCGCCATCGTCCTGTCCCTGCTCGCCGGCGTGGCCGGTGCCGTCGGCGCGCAGACGATGCGCCACGGCCACGATGCGCCGGCCCCGGCCGCCGGCGCGCCGGACCGGTTCGTCGCCAGCAGCGACAAGCCGTTCGCCGCGCTGATGAGCGACGCGATGGCGATCATGGACCGCGACATGGCCGCGGCGCCGACGAACGGCGAAGCGGGCCACGACTTCGTCACGATGATGATCCCGCACCACCAGGGCGCCATCGACATGGCGAAGGCCGTCCTGCTGAACACGCGGGACCCTGTGCTCCGCAACCTGGCGCTCGGCATCATCGCCGAGCAGCAAAACGAAATCAATGTGATGCGCGCCTGGCTCGAACGTCACCCCACCACGAAAAGGACTCGGCATGAACACCATTAACCGACTCGCTCTGGCAGCCGGCGCCCTCGCCGTCGCGCAGGCTGCGCTCGCCCTCCCCTCGCCCACGGACCGCGTGTACACGGCCGACCAGAACACGAACACGGTCTCGGTGTTCGACCCGGCGAACAACCGCCTGCTAGGCCAGATCGTGCTGGGCAACCCGCGCCCCGACGTGCTGTCGCCGCTGTACCGGGGCGAGATCAACGTGCACGGCCTTGGTTTCTCGCCCGACCACAGGACGCTGATCGCGATCTCGAACGGTTCCAATTCCGTGACGTTCATCGACACGGCCACGAACAAGGTCAAGGGCAAGACCTATGTCGGCCGCTCGCCCCACGAAGGCTTCTTCACGGCCGACGGCAAGGAGGTCTGGGTCGTCGTGCGCGGCGAGGATTACATCTCGGTCATCGACCCGGACACGTTCAAGGAGACGCGCCGCATCCCGACGGCCGTGGGTCCGGGCATGGTCCAGTTCCTGCCCGACGGGAAGCTGGCCTTCGCCGTCTCCAGCTTCACGCCGGAGGTCGACGTCATCGACGTCAAGGCGCACAAGGTGATCAAGCGGATTCCCGTCGTCAGCCCGTTCTCGCCCTTCCTGCAGTTCACGCCGGACTTCCGCGAGATGTGGATGACGCACAAGGACGTCGGCAAGGTCACGCGCATCGACACGCGCACGTTGCAGGTGACGGGCGTGATCGACACCGGCTTCATCACGAACCACCTCGCCTTCGCCCGCGCGGGCGGCAAGACGTACGCCTACGTGACGGTCGGCGGCGAGAACGCCGTCAAGGTCTACACGACGGACAAGGACGCGGCGCTCGTCGCCACGATCCCGACGGGCGCGCTGCCGCACGGGATCTGGACGGCGGACGACAGCAGCCGGGTCTACGTGGGACTGGAGAACGGCGACGGCGTCGACGTCGTCGACCCGGCCGTCAACAAGGTCGTCGCGCACATGCCCGGCGGGCAGGCGCCGCAGGCGCTCGTCTACCTGTCGCACGTGGCGCCGCCGGGCAGCGCGGAGAACCTGAGCCCGCGCGTCAACCAGGATGCCGTCAACATTCCGCTGGCCGCGCGCGACGGCGCGGCGGCGCGCGGCTTCGTCGTCGCCCGCCAGCTGGGCGTCGTGGATGCGCTCGAGGTGTCCGTGTTCAAGCTCAAGCCGGCCACGCAGTACGGCGTGTATCTCGGCGGCCAGGCGGTCGGCACGCTGCGCACCGACGCGAAAGGCAATGCGAACGGCACGATGATCGGGCCGGTGCGCGCGTTCACGCGGCCGGATGCGGCGCCGCCGGACCACGCGGCCGGGAAGGTGCTGATCATGGAGGGCACGACGGCGCCCTCCCCGGCGGCGGCCGTGCTGGCGGAGTGACGCGCGCGCGAATTCGCCATGTGTTAAGCAAACAATCCGCAGCGGTGCGATCATAGCGGCTCCCGCGCACCGCGGACCGTATATGCAACCACCACTGACAACAGGAAACGACGCTTCCATGACGACTTCCAGCTACCCCGACACCCGCCTCCTCATCGCCAACGAATGGGTCGACGCCACCGGCGGCAAGACGATCCCGGTCGTGAACCCGGCCACCGGCCAGGCGATCGGCACGGTTGCCCACGCCGCTATCGCCGACCTGGACCGCGCCCTCGCCGCCGCCCAGCAAGGTTTCGAAGCGTGGCGCTTCGTGCCCGCGGCCGAGCGCGCCGCCACGATGCGCCGCGCCGCGAACCTGCTGCGCGAGCGCGCCGGCGACATCGCCCGCCTCTTGACCCAGGAACAGGGCAAGCCGCTGGCCGAGGCGAAGATGGAAGCCATGGCCGGCGCCGAGATCATCGACTGGTTCGCGGCCGAGGGCATGCGCGTGTACGGCCGCATCGTGCCGGCGCGTAATCCGCAGGCGCAGCAACTGGTGCTGAAAGAGCCGGTCGGCCCGGTCGCCGCGTTCACGCCGTGGAACTTCCCGATCAACCAGATCGTGCGCAAGCTGGCCGCCGCGCTGGCCACCGGCTGCTCGTTCCTGTGCAAGGCACCGGAAGAGACCCCGGCGTCGCCCGCCGCGCTGTTCCAGTGCTTCGTCGATGCGGGCGTGCCGGCGGGCGTCGTGGGCCTCGTGTTCGGTGATCCGGCCGAGATCTCGGGCTATCTGATCCCGCACCCGGTCATCCGCAAGGTGACGTTCACCGGCTCGACCCCGGTCGGCAAGCAGCTGGCCGCGCTGGCCGGCGCGCACATGAAGCGCGTGACGATGGAGCTGGGCGGCCACGCGCCGGTGATCGTCGCCGAGGACGCGGACGTGGCGCTGGCCGTCAAGGCCGCCGGCGCCGCCAAGTTCCGCAACGCGGGCCAGGTCTGCATCTCGCCGACCCGCTTCCTCGTGCACAACGCGATCAAGGACGAATTCACGCGCGCCTTCGTCGCCCATGCGGAAGGCTTGAAACTGGGCGACGGCCTGGCCGAAGGGACCACGCTGGGGCCCCTCGCCAACGCGCGCCGCGTGGCGGCGATGACGAAGGTCGTCGAAGATGCGCAGGCACGCGGCGCCATCGTCGCCACCGGTGGCAAGCGCGTGGGCGACGCCGGCAACTTCTTCGCGCCGACCATCCTCGCCGACGTGCCGCTGGAAGCGTCCATCTTCAACGACGAGCCGTTCGGCCCCGTCGCCGGCATCCGCGGCTTCGACAGCCTGGAAGACGCGATCGCCGAAGCGAACCGCCTGCCGTACGGCCTGGCCGGCTACGCGTTCACGCGCTCGATCAAGAACGCGCACCTCTTGATGAACCGCGTGGAAGTGGGCATGTTGTGGATTAACCAACCGGCCACGCCGAGCGCCGAGCTGCCGTTCGGCGGCATCAAGGATTCGGGCTATGGTTCCGAAGGCGGTCCGGAGGCGCTGGAGTCCTACCTGAACACGAAGGCGGTGTCGATGGTGGGCGTTTAAGCCGCCGCCGCGTCCAGCACGACGCGGTTGCGCCCGTCGTGCTTGGCGCGGTACAGCGCCGCATCGGCCGCTGACAGCATCGTGCCGACCGGCGTCCCGGGCGCGTTCCAGCAACCCAGGCCGATGCTGACGGTGGCGGAAAGACGCACGCCGTCGGCCAGCGCCACCGGGTGCGCCGCGAACGCGTCGCAGATGCGCTGCGCGATGGCGCGGGCGTCCTCGACGCCGCAGCCGGGCAGCAGCACGGCGAACTCTTCGCCGCCCAGGCGGCCCAGCACGTCGCCGCTGCGCAGGCACCCCGCCGCCATGCGCGCGAACCCGCGCAAGACCTCGTCGCCCGCCGCGTGGCCGTAGGTGTCGTTGACCTTCTTGAAAAAATCGATATCCATCATCAGCACGGCCGCCGGCCACTGCGCCTGCGCGGATGCCGCCAGCACGCTGTCGGCGCGCGCCATGAAGCCGCCGCGGTTCAGGACCTGCGTCAGCGGATCGTGCGACGCCGCGTGCTGCAGGCGCGCCAGCAGCTCGTTGCGCGCGACCATCACGCTCGCGACGGCCAGGGGCGCCAGCGCCGTCAGGGTCACGCCCACGCGCAGGGACATGACCGCCTGCGGGGTGTTGACCGGCGCGCCGATCACGAGGGCGCCGCTGGCGATGGCCAGTAACGTCCACATCGAAAACACCAGCGTGATGCCGGCCGTGGCGAACAGGCTGTACGTCAGTGCGCACCACAGCATCGCGGGAATCGGAAAGGAAATCACGCCCGGGCCGCCCAGCTGCGTGCCCAGCCACAGGCTGCCCGCGAAGGCGGCCAGCGGCGCGAGCTGTTCGGGCCGCCAGTGGTGCCAGTCGCCGCGGCGGCGGGGGCCCGTCATGCGGCGCACGAGGTCCGGCATGGTCAGCAGCACCGGCAGGATGGCGATGTAACTCACCAGCTCCGTCGCAAACCAGAACATGAACCCGTAGGCCCGCGTGCCGCCGAACAGCGCGGGATGGATGAAGATGCCGCCCACGCCGGCGGCCGCCGCGCCGCTCATGGCCACCGGCACGAAGCGCAGCATCGAGCGCGGATGGCGCAAGCCGCGCACATCGTCGCTCAGGCGCGCGAACAGCCGGTAGCAGACCGTCACGCCCAGCATATTGGTCGACGTGAGCATCAAGGTCTTGGGCCAGCCGTGGTCCATGTACAAGTCGGCAACGATATAGCCGGCGACGGCGAGCAGCCAGTGCGCGGCCCGGGGCGGATGGGCGCGCCGCAGCAGCAGTCCGACCAGGACGGCGTTCGTCGGCCAGAACGCGGCCAGCACGCCCGGCGGGGCCGTGTGGATGCCGAAAATGGAACAGGCGAACACGATCGCGCCGACGAGCAGCGCGTCTTTCAGGTCGAGGCCGGGGTTCACGGCGGGTTGGGATGGCATGCGCGGTATGGACCGGACTGCGGCAATGGAAAGACAATCGTGCGGCCAGATTAGCACAGTTCCATATGGAAACTATCCGTTCCATATCGGAACGTATTCCGGACGCAACGTCAACGCTCCCGCCCCGTCAAGACCCGGTCGATCAACCCGTATTCCGCCCCCTCGGCCGCCGACATATAGCGGTCGCGGTCGGTATCCTTCTCGATGCGCGCCAGCGTCTGCCCCGTGCGTTCGGCCAGGATCGTATTCAGCCGGTGCCGCTGGTACAGCATCTCGCGCGCCTGGATGTCGATGTCGGCCGCCACGCCCTGCGAGCCGCCGTGCGGCTGGTGGATCATGATGCGGGCGTTCGGCAACGCGTAACGCTTGCCGCGTGCGCCCGCCGCCAGCAGGAACGAGCCCATGCTGGCGGCGAATCCCGTGCACAAGGTCGACACGTCCGGCTTGACGAACTGCATCGTGTCGTACACGGCCATGCCCGCGTACACGGACCCGCCGGGCGAGTTGATGTACAGTGCAATGTCCTTGTCGGGATTGTCCGACTCGAGGAACAGCAGTTGCGCGACGATCAGGTTGGCGGATTGCTCCGTCACCTCGCCGACGAGGAAGATCACCCGCTCCTTGAGCAGGCAGGAATAAATGTCGAAGGCGCGTTCGCCGCGCCCGGTCTGTTCGATGACGGTGGGGACGAGGCCGAGGCCTTGCGGAATCTGCGGTGTCATGACGGTCCTTTCTTTCGGTCGGTGGAAGCGCGGTATCGCTCCGCTGCCCTCATGACGCTCGCGACCCGCCGTCGTGTGACGGCAAAAAAATAAATCGCCGGCGTGTCACATCCGGGCGCCGCCAGGCGTCAAGAGGCACCACCACCGCAACGAGGAGAAGCGCGATGCCATGTACCACGGATAGTGACGCCGCCCTGTTCGAACGACTGCGTCCGCGCCTGAAAGCGATCAGCCTGCGCATCGTCGGCAGCGAGGCGGACGCCGAGGACGTCGTGCAGGACTGTTTTCTCAAATGGCATGGCACGGCGCAGGACGCGCTGGCGACGCCGGCCGCATGGCTGACGACCGTCGTCCGCCACCAGTCGATCGACCGGCTGCGCCGCCGCGTGCGCGAGGCGCTGGCGGCGCACGCCGCCCTGGAACTCGTGCCGCAGGCCGACCCCGCGCCGCCGGAAGACGCCCTGCTGCGGCGCGCGGAACTGGGCGAGGCGCTCGCCCGTCTGCTCGCGTGCCTGTCGCCGTCGGAGCGGCTGGCGCTCGTGCTGCACGACGTCTTCGACTGCAACCACGCCGACATCGCGGCGGCGCTCGGATCGACGCCGGCGGCCGCGCGCCAGCACCTGTCGCGCGCACGCCGGCGCCTGCGCGCGCGCGCGGACGACCCGGCGCCGGACGACAAGCTGTGCCGCGAACTGATCCGGCGCTTCCACGCCGCGCTCGACGGCCTCGACGTGCCGGCGATGGTCACCCTGCTCGGCGAGACGCAGCCGATGGCCGTGCGTGCGAGCGCGAGCGCCAACGATGCGTCGTACGCCGTCCTGCTGGCGGCCTAGGCGGCGACGTCCTCGTACCAGCGCCCCTTGCCGAGCAGGATCTCGTGATGCCCGCGCCCGGCGGGGATCATCGGAAGCAGTTTTCGGTCTGCTCGACGGCGACATCCAGCAGATACGGCCCGTCCGCCGCCAGCGCCGCCGCGAGCGCGGCATCGAGCGCATCGCCCCGCGTGACCCGCGCCGCCCGCCAGCCGAACGCGCGGGCCAGCGCGACGAAGTCCGGCAAGGCTTCGGAATAACTGTGGCTGTAACGCCCGCCGTAATGGAGCTCCTGCCACTGGCGCACCATCCCCATGCAGCCGTTGTTGGACAGGATCACCTTGACGGGACAGCCATGCTGCACGGCCGTCGACAATTCCTGGATGTTCATCATGACGGACGCGTCGCCCGTGACGCAGACGACCGTGCTGTGCGGCCGCGCGACCTGCGCGCCGATCGCGGCCGGCAATCCATACCCCATCGTGCCGGCGCCGCCCGACGTGAGCCAGCGCCGCGGCGCGTCGAAGCGCAGATACTGCGCCGCCCACATCTGGTGCTGGCCGACGTCGGTGGCGACGACCGCGTCCCGGCCGGCGAGTTGCCCGGCCAGCGTGTGCATCAGGTGCTGCGGTCCGATCGCATCAGTCTTTGCCTGGAATGCGAGGCAGCGCGCCGCGCGCCAGCGTTCGATGGTCGTCCACCAGGCGTCCAGCGGCGGATTGCTCGCCGGACCGAGCGCCCGCAGCAGCCGCGCCAGCACATCCGCGCAATCGCCGCGCAGGGACACGTCCGCTTCGACGATGCGGTTGAGAGATACCGGGTCGATGTCGATGTGAACGATGTTCGCATCCGGGCAGAAATGGTCGAGGTCGCCCGTCACGCGGTCGTCGAAGCGGGCGCCGACGCACAGCACGAGGTCGGCGTGGTGCATCGCCAGGTTCGCCTCGACCGTGCCATGCATGCCCAGCATGCCGAGCCACTGCGGCGCCGACGCGGGAAACGCGCCCAGCCCCATCAGCGTCAGCGTGCACGGCGCGTTCTTCCAGCGCACGAGCTCGGCGAAGAGCGCGCACGCGTCCGGGCCGGAATTGACGAGGCCGCCACCACCGTAGAACACCGGACGCCGGGCGCCGCGGATCAGTGCCGCCGCTTCGGCCACCCGGTCTTGCGGCGGCGGTGCCGCGTGCGCGGGGGCGGTGACGGCGATGCGCCCGGACTCGGCGCGCACCGCTTGCGCCTGCACGTCTTTCGGCACGTCCACGAGCACCGGCCCGGGCCTGCCCCGCGTGGCCATCGCGACGGCGTGGCGGATCGTCGCGGCGACGTCGTCCGCCGCCCGCACTTGCGCCCGCCACTTGGTGACGGTCTGCGCGATGCCGAGCGCGTCGCACTCCTGGAACGCGCCTGTACCGATCAGCTTGCTCGCCACCTGGCCGCTGATGCAGAGGATGGGAATCGAATCGCTGAGGGCATCGAGCAGGCCCGACGTCGTGTTCGCCATGCCGGGACCGGACGTGACCAGCACGACGCCGAGCCGGCCCGTCGTGCGCGCATAGCCCTCGGCGGCATGCACGGCCGCCTGCTCGTGGCGGACGAGGATGTGGCGCAGGCGGCCGTCGGCGGCGAGCGCGTCGTACAGGGGCAGGACGGCCCCGCCCGGGTAGCCGAAGACGGTATCGACGCCGCAGGCGACCAGCGTGTCCAGCAACGATTGCGCGCCGTTCTTGGGAAACATGTTCATTGGGATCTCGGGAAGGATGACCCTTAAATTCTATTCACCGCATGCATAAAAGTGCTTCATAATTTCAGCATATTCACGCGCCATTAATGAAAGATTTCAAGAAAATATGAATGTTGACGAAAAATCCTTCGACAAGCACGACCGCACCATCCTCGGCATCCTGCTCAAGGACTCGCGCACGCCCCTGCAGGAAATCAGCAGCGCCATCGGCCTGTCGAGCACGTCGTGCTGGAACCGCATCAAGCGCATGAGCGACAGCGGCCTGCTGCAGGCTTATACCGTCAAGGTCGACCTCGAACTGCTCGGCTACCAGGACACCGTGATCGTGCAGGTCACGCTCGACAACCACAGCGAGGAAACCTTGTACGAATTCGGGCGGGCGCTGCAGGAGATACCGGAAGTGCTGGAAGCGTTGCTGATCTCGGGCGATTACGACTATTTCATCCGCATCGCCGTCAAGAACACGAAGGATTACGAGCGCATGCTGCGCGAAAAGCTGTACAAGATTCCCGGCATCCGCCACAGCAAGTCGAGTTTCGTGCTCCGCACCCTCAAGCGTGTCGACACGCCGCTGGATATCTGAATCCGATTATCACGAACGCGCGGACGGCGCCGCGATGATTCGCAATCCGCGCCCTGGAGCCGGTTGAGCTAACGCAATCCTGTCCCCGTCCTTCGTCCCGATACTGGATGCATGCCGCATACACCTGCATCCACTTGCATCGAGCAAAGGAGCGCGACATGGAGCGACGTACGTTTCTCAGGATGGGTAGCGCATTCGCACTCGGCAACGCCCTCGCCGCCTGTGGCGGTGGCGACAAGCCCCCGGCAATTGCCGCGGCACCACCGCAGCTGAAGGCCGTGGTCGGCTGGAACCAGGCCGCGCTGCAGGCGGTACGCAACGTGAAGCCCGGCCCGCCGATGGTCGCGCGCTCGCTCGCGGTGCTGCATACGACCATGTACAACGCGTGGGCGGCGTACAGTCCGACCGCGATCCAGACGCCGCATGGCCCGCCGGTACGGCGTCCGGAAAACGAACAGCTGGCTGTCAACAAGGCCATGGCGATGAGCCATGCGGCCTACCGCGTGCTGATCGACCAGTTCCCCACGCAAAAGGCGTTGTTCGACAGCTATATGGCGAGCCTCGGCTACGCCCCGACCCCGAACACGGCGGACCTCGCTTCGCCCCAGGGCATCGGCCAGGCGCTGGCGGCGGCCATGCTCGACTATTGCCACAAGGACGGCGCCAACCAGCTGGGCAACCTCACGCCGACCGGGGTACCGTACGCGGATTACACGGGGTATGCGCCGAAAAACCCGGCGCTCGTCGTCGATCAACCGACCCCGCTCGCCGACATGCCGGCGCCGGGCAACTGGCAACCGCTGACGTTCGCCGACGCGTCCGGCGCCACCGTGACGCCCGGCTATCTCGCCGCCTGCTGGGACCACATGACACCGTTCGCGCTGACCTCGGCCGACCAGTACCGCCCGGGCCCGCCCGCGGCATTCGGCACGCCCGAATACACGGCGCAGGCGCAGCACATCCTCGACGTGCAGGCCGCGCTCACCGAACGGCAGAAAGTCATCGCCGAGTATTGGGCGGACGGCCCCAAATCCGAACTGCCGCCCGGACACTGGTGCCTGTTGGCGCAGTTCGTGTCGGAACGCGACCACAACACCGACGACCAGGACGTGCTGCTGTTTTTCGCGCTGGCCAATGCCCTGTCCGACGCGGCGATCGCCGCCTGGGATGCCAAGCGTGCCTACGATTCCGAACGCCCGATCACGGCCATCCGCTATCTGATGCAAGGCAAGTCCATCACGGGCTACGGGACGCCGGGCGTGGCGGCCGGCCTGCGCCAGATTCCCGGCGAGACGTGGGTGCCGTACCAGCCGAACACGTTCCCGACGCCGCCCTTCCCCGAACATGTGTCCGGTCACAGCACGTTCAGCGCCGCCGCGGCGGAAGTGCTGCGGCGTTTCACGGGCAGCGACGTGTTCGGCGCCAGCTATACGAAGCCGGCGCGTTCGATGGTGGTCGAGCCGTCCCTGCCGTCCACCGACGTGACGCTGAGCTGGGCGACGTTCAGCGACGCGGCGGACGAAGCGGGCCTGTCCCGCATCTACGGCAGCATTCACTTCGATAACGCCAATACCGCCGGAAAAGACCTCGGCCGCAAAGTCGGTGCGCTCGTGTTCGACAAGGCGCAGCGTTACTGGACAGGGCAAGCCTGAGCCCGGGAGGTCGACATGAAGCGTGAAACGTGGCGTTCGCCTCGAGCGCAGCTCATGAGAGTCAAAAGCCCGAGTGAGATATGGAAGACGCTGGATGCGGATGGAAAGCTCGACGGACTCCCGTTCATGCCCGAAATGGTGGTGTATTGCGGATCGTATATCCGGGTACATCGAAGCGCTCGCAGGACGTGTGTCGTCGGCCATGGCTTTCGCGAAATGAAGGATGCCGTATTTCTGCAGGACGCCCGCTGCGACGGCAGCTTTCACGACCACTGTCATCGTGCCTGTCTACTATTCTGGAAAAAAGAATGGCTGGCGCCGGCGGAGGCGGCTCCCGTCGCGCAGTCCGAATGGTCCGCGGATGACGCCGCCGCTGCGGAGCGCCTGCGGCGCCTGCCCACACGCGACGGCCCGCGCTACACGTGCCAGTCGACGGCGCTCAAAGCGGCGACGACGGCCTTGCACCGCTGGGATGTCCGGCCCTTGCTCCGCGAAATCGTGGCGGGCGAATTGTCGCTGTCCGACTTCGTCCGCATTCTCATCCGCACATTACGGCGCCGGGCGAGCGGCGGCAACCCGAAGCGCCAGCTCATCGGCGCGGCCGGGCAAAAGAGCCGGGGCAGCCTGGATCTGCGGCGCGACGAATGGGTCGTGCTCAAGCCCATCGAAGAACTCCGGAAGCAACTCGACGAGCACGGAAGGA
This genomic stretch from Massilia putida harbors:
- a CDS encoding heavy metal response regulator transcription factor codes for the protein MRILIVEDEPKTGDYLHKGLRESGFNADLARTGPDGLHLALEHDYDLVVLDVMLPAMDGWTVLSRLRERKETPVLYLTARDDVADRVRGLELGADDYLVKPFAFAELLARVRTLLRRAPVREPDILAVADLEIDLRRHRVTRGGKRIDLTPKEHALLVLLARRQGEVLSRSLISSQVWDMNFDSDTNVVDVAIRRLRTKVDDPYPVKLIHTVRGMGYLMEERE
- a CDS encoding DUF305 domain-containing protein, which translates into the protein MHTTIRAIVLSLLAGVAGAVGAQTMRHGHDAPAPAAGAPDRFVASSDKPFAALMSDAMAIMDRDMAAAPTNGEAGHDFVTMMIPHHQGAIDMAKAVLLNTRDPVLRNLALGIIAEQQNEINVMRAWLERHPTTKRTRHEHH
- a CDS encoding YVTN family beta-propeller repeat protein, with protein sequence MNTINRLALAAGALAVAQAALALPSPTDRVYTADQNTNTVSVFDPANNRLLGQIVLGNPRPDVLSPLYRGEINVHGLGFSPDHRTLIAISNGSNSVTFIDTATNKVKGKTYVGRSPHEGFFTADGKEVWVVVRGEDYISVIDPDTFKETRRIPTAVGPGMVQFLPDGKLAFAVSSFTPEVDVIDVKAHKVIKRIPVVSPFSPFLQFTPDFREMWMTHKDVGKVTRIDTRTLQVTGVIDTGFITNHLAFARAGGKTYAYVTVGGENAVKVYTTDKDAALVATIPTGALPHGIWTADDSSRVYVGLENGDGVDVVDPAVNKVVAHMPGGQAPQALVYLSHVAPPGSAENLSPRVNQDAVNIPLAARDGAAARGFVVARQLGVVDALEVSVFKLKPATQYGVYLGGQAVGTLRTDAKGNANGTMIGPVRAFTRPDAAPPDHAAGKVLIMEGTTAPSPAAAVLAE
- a CDS encoding NAD-dependent succinate-semialdehyde dehydrogenase, which produces MTTSSYPDTRLLIANEWVDATGGKTIPVVNPATGQAIGTVAHAAIADLDRALAAAQQGFEAWRFVPAAERAATMRRAANLLRERAGDIARLLTQEQGKPLAEAKMEAMAGAEIIDWFAAEGMRVYGRIVPARNPQAQQLVLKEPVGPVAAFTPWNFPINQIVRKLAAALATGCSFLCKAPEETPASPAALFQCFVDAGVPAGVVGLVFGDPAEISGYLIPHPVIRKVTFTGSTPVGKQLAALAGAHMKRVTMELGGHAPVIVAEDADVALAVKAAGAAKFRNAGQVCISPTRFLVHNAIKDEFTRAFVAHAEGLKLGDGLAEGTTLGPLANARRVAAMTKVVEDAQARGAIVATGGKRVGDAGNFFAPTILADVPLEASIFNDEPFGPVAGIRGFDSLEDAIAEANRLPYGLAGYAFTRSIKNAHLLMNRVEVGMLWINQPATPSAELPFGGIKDSGYGSEGGPEALESYLNTKAVSMVGV
- a CDS encoding GGDEF domain-containing protein yields the protein MPSQPAVNPGLDLKDALLVGAIVFACSIFGIHTAPPGVLAAFWPTNAVLVGLLLRRAHPPRAAHWLLAVAGYIVADLYMDHGWPKTLMLTSTNMLGVTVCYRLFARLSDDVRGLRHPRSMLRFVPVAMSGAAAAGVGGIFIHPALFGGTRAYGFMFWFATELVSYIAILPVLLTMPDLVRRMTGPRRRGDWHHWRPEQLAPLAAFAGSLWLGTQLGGPGVISFPIPAMLWCALTYSLFATAGITLVFSMWTLLAIASGALVIGAPVNTPQAVMSLRVGVTLTALAPLAVASVMVARNELLARLQHAASHDPLTQVLNRGGFMARADSVLAASAQAQWPAAVLMMDIDFFKKVNDTYGHAAGDEVLRGFARMAAGCLRSGDVLGRLGGEEFAVLLPGCGVEDARAIAQRICDAFAAHPVALADGVRLSATVSIGLGCWNAPGTPVGTMLSAADAALYRAKHDGRNRVVLDAAAA
- the clpP gene encoding ATP-dependent Clp endopeptidase proteolytic subunit ClpP, which encodes MTPQIPQGLGLVPTVIEQTGRGERAFDIYSCLLKERVIFLVGEVTEQSANLIVAQLLFLESDNPDKDIALYINSPGGSVYAGMAVYDTMQFVKPDVSTLCTGFAASMGSFLLAAGARGKRYALPNARIMIHQPHGGSQGVAADIDIQAREMLYQRHRLNTILAERTGQTLARIEKDTDRDRYMSAAEGAEYGLIDRVLTGRER
- a CDS encoding sigma-70 family RNA polymerase sigma factor yields the protein MPCTTDSDAALFERLRPRLKAISLRIVGSEADAEDVVQDCFLKWHGTAQDALATPAAWLTTVVRHQSIDRLRRRVREALAAHAALELVPQADPAPPEDALLRRAELGEALARLLACLSPSERLALVLHDVFDCNHADIAAALGSTPAAARQHLSRARRRLRARADDPAPDDKLCRELIRRFHAALDGLDVPAMVTLLGETQPMAVRASASANDASYAVLLAA
- the ilvB gene encoding biosynthetic-type acetolactate synthase large subunit; this encodes MNMFPKNGAQSLLDTLVACGVDTVFGYPGGAVLPLYDALAADGRLRHILVRHEQAAVHAAEGYARTTGRLGVVLVTSGPGMANTTSGLLDALSDSIPILCISGQVASKLIGTGAFQECDALGIAQTVTKWRAQVRAADDVAATIRHAVAMATRGRPGPVLVDVPKDVQAQAVRAESGRIAVTAPAHAAPPPQDRVAEAAALIRGARRPVFYGGGGLVNSGPDACALFAELVRWKNAPCTLTLMGLGAFPASAPQWLGMLGMHGTVEANLAMHHADLVLCVGARFDDRVTGDLDHFCPDANIVHIDIDPVSLNRIVEADVSLRGDCADVLARLLRALGPASNPPLDAWWTTIERWRAARCLAFQAKTDAIGPQHLMHTLAGQLAGRDAVVATDVGQHQMWAAQYLRFDAPRRWLTSGGAGTMGYGLPAAIGAQVARPHSTVVCVTGDASVMMNIQELSTAVQHGCPVKVILSNNGCMGMVRQWQELHYGGRYSHSYSEALPDFVALARAFGWRAARVTRGDALDAALAAALAADGPYLLDVAVEQTENCFR
- a CDS encoding Lrp/AsnC family transcriptional regulator, with protein sequence MNVDEKSFDKHDRTILGILLKDSRTPLQEISSAIGLSSTSCWNRIKRMSDSGLLQAYTVKVDLELLGYQDTVIVQVTLDNHSEETLYEFGRALQEIPEVLEALLISGDYDYFIRIAVKNTKDYERMLREKLYKIPGIRHSKSSFVLRTLKRVDTPLDI
- a CDS encoding vanadium-dependent haloperoxidase; the encoded protein is MERRTFLRMGSAFALGNALAACGGGDKPPAIAAAPPQLKAVVGWNQAALQAVRNVKPGPPMVARSLAVLHTTMYNAWAAYSPTAIQTPHGPPVRRPENEQLAVNKAMAMSHAAYRVLIDQFPTQKALFDSYMASLGYAPTPNTADLASPQGIGQALAAAMLDYCHKDGANQLGNLTPTGVPYADYTGYAPKNPALVVDQPTPLADMPAPGNWQPLTFADASGATVTPGYLAACWDHMTPFALTSADQYRPGPPAAFGTPEYTAQAQHILDVQAALTERQKVIAEYWADGPKSELPPGHWCLLAQFVSERDHNTDDQDVLLFFALANALSDAAIAAWDAKRAYDSERPITAIRYLMQGKSITGYGTPGVAAGLRQIPGETWVPYQPNTFPTPPFPEHVSGHSTFSAAAAEVLRRFTGSDVFGASYTKPARSMVVEPSLPSTDVTLSWATFSDAADEAGLSRIYGSIHFDNANTAGKDLGRKVGALVFDKAQRYWTGQA